CGCCTGGTGGCGCGCGAGCCGGGCGTCGTCGCCGGGCTCGTCATGGTCCAGGAGGTCCTCGACCAGGTCACGACCCGCCTCGGGCTGGCTCCCGCGACCTGCGAGCTGCGGGTGGTCGACGGCGCGCGGGTCGAGCGCGGCGACGTGCTCGCGGTGCTCAGCGGGCCGGTCCAGGCGCTGCTGATCGCCGAGCGGACCCTGCTGAACCTGGCCTCGCGCGCCTCCGGGGTCGCGACCCACACGCGCCGCTGGGCGGACGCGCTGGCGGGCACCGGCGCACTCGTGCTCGACACCCGCAAGACCACGCCCGGCCTGCGCGAGCTCGAGAAGTACGCGGTGCGCTGCGGGGGCGGCACGAACAAGCGCATGGGCCTCCACGACGTGGCGATGGTCAAGGACAACCACGTCGTCGCGACGGGCTCGGTCGCCGCCGCCGTGCGCGCGGTGCGCGAGCGCTTCCCGGACGTGCCGATCCAGGTCGAGGCGGACACGCTCGCGCAGGCCCTCGAGGCCGTCGAGGCGGGAGCCCGGTTCCTGCTGCTCGACAACATGCCGGCGCCGGTGCTGCGGGAGGTCGTGGAGGCGGTGCGCGCCCGCGAGGGCGAGGCGGGACGGATCGAGCTCGAGGCGACGGGCAACCTCACCCTCGACCGCGCCGCCGAGGTGGCGGGCACCGGGGTCGACTACCTGTCGGTGGGCGCGCTGACGCACTCGTCGCCGATCCTGGACCTCGCGCTCGACCTCGACGAGAGGGCCGACGGGACGCACAGCAGCCGCCAGTAGGATCGCCGGGTGAGCGAGACGCCCCTTCCCCAGCCCGACGAGGACCTTCCCGAGCAGATGCGGGTCCGCCGCGAGAAGCGCGAGCGGCTCCTCGCGTCCGGAGTCGAGGCGTACCCCGTCTCCGTGCCGCGCACCCACACGCTCGCGGAGGTGCGCAAGGCGTACCCCGACCTCGAGCCCGGCGCCGAGACCGAGGACGAGGTCGGCGTGGCCGGCCGGGTCGTGTTCCTGCGCAACACCGGCAAGCTCTGCTTCGCGACGCTGCAGGACGGCGAGGGCAACCAGCTGCAGGTCATGCTGAGCCTGGCGGCCGTCGGCGAGGAGCGCCTCGCCGCGTTCAAGTCCGACGTGGACCTGGGCGACCACCTGTTCGCGCACGGCAAGGTCATCAGCTCGCGGCGCGGAGAGCTCTCGGTCTTCGCTGACTCCTGGCAGCTCGCGGCGAAGGCGCTGCGCCCGCTCCCGGTGCTGCACAAGGCGCTCTCCGAGGAGGCCCGGGTCCGCCAGCGCTACGTCGACCTGATCGCCCGGCCGGCGGCCCGCGACGCGGCGCGGCTGCGCGCGGGCGTGGTGCGCTCGTTGCGGGAGAACTTCCACCGCCGCGGCTACCTCGAGATCGAGACGCCGATGCTGCAGACGCAGGCCGGTGGCGCCACGGCCCGCCCCTTCGTCACGCACATGAACGCGTTCGACATCGACCTGTACATGCGGATCGCCCCCGAGCTGTTCCTCAAGCGCGCGGTGGTCGGCGGCATCGAGAAGGTCTTCGAGATCAACCGCAACTTCCGCAACGAGGGCGCGGACTCCACGCACTCCCCGGAGTTCGCGATGCTCGAGGCCTACGAGGCCTACGGCGACTACGACACCATGGCCGCCCTCACCGAGGACCTGGTGCAGACCGCGGCGCTCGACGTGCTGGGCACCACGACCGTGACACTCGCGGACGGCTCCGAGTACGAGCTGGGCGGGCGGTGGGCGCAGCTCACCATGTACGGCTCGCTGTCCGAGGCACTGGGCGAGGAGATCACCGCCGAGGCCTCTGTGGCGCGGCTGTCCGCGATCGCGGACCGCCTGGGGGTCGAGGTGGACCCGAAGCGGGTCAGCCACGGCAAGCTGGTCGAGGCGCTGTGGGAGCACCTGGTGGGCGACCACCTGGTGGCGCCCACGTTCGTGCGCGACTTCCCGGTCGAGACCTCCCCGCTGACCCGTGACCACCGGAGCATTCCGGGCGTCGTGGAGAAGTGGGACTTGTATGTGCGGGGCTTCGAGCTCGCCACGGCATATTCCGAGCTCGTGGACCCGGTCATCCAACGCAAGCGCTTCGAGGCCCAGGCATTGCTCGCCTCGGCCGGTGATGACGAGGCCATGCTGCTCGATGAGGACTTCCTCACTGCCGTCGAGTATGCGTTGCCGCCGACGGGTGGGATGGGCATGGGCATCGACAGGCTGCTCATGGCGATGACCGGTATGGGTATTCGCGAGACGATCCTGTTTCCGCTGGTGAAGCCGCAGGCGCACTAGGGCTGAGAGCCCTCCGGACCGCAACGAGAGGCCGCTCGCGCCCACCGCGCGAGCGGCCTCTCGCGGCTTCTCGGGCCCGCTGGAGTCATCAGAATCACGCGACGTAGACTGGGGCGGTGAACTCCGTGACAGCCGCCCTCGCCGCGATCGTGCCGTCCATCGGCGTGGGCGCGCTCTTCTGGCTCACTATCCGCTCGTTGGTCAATGCCGATCGAAACGAGCGTGCCGCGCTCGCCCGTCTGGACGCCCAAGAGGCCGCGGCGCCGTCGCCCATTGTGGCGTCGGGGGATTCTGAGAGCTGACGTTCACAAGTCGTCCACAGGGTTCGCCCGTGAACGGTTCACGATTTCCGTGCCGTTCCCTTTGACGTGCCATTGATGAGGTGCGATGCTCTGGACACGTATTCTTCTCTAAGTCGTCCATCAGGAGACAACACAATGGCTCAGAAGGTTCAGGTCCTGCTCGTCGACGACATTGACGGCGGCAACGCGGACGAGACCGTCACTTTCTCCCTTGACGGCGTGTCCTACGAGATCGACCTCACCTCGGCGCACGCCACCGAGCTGCGGGAGTCTTTTGCCACCTGGGTGGGCCACGCGCGCAAGGTTGGCGGACGGTCCGCCGCTGGGCGCTCCACCCGCGCTCGGCGCACCACGGGGGGCGGGGCCGACGCGGGCGCCATCCGCGACTGGGCGAAGGCCAACGGTCACCCCGTGTCCGAGCGCGGCCGGATCTCGGCCGAGGTCCGCGCCGCCTACGAGGCCGCGCACTGACGCTGTCGCCACGCACACAGACGAGCCCGGCGCCCCCCTGAGGGGCACCGGGCTCGTCTGCGTCAGGCCGCCGGAGCGGCCCGTGGTCAGGCGGGGCGGTCAGCGGTGAGCTCGCGCACCGCCGCGTACTGCGCGCGGACCTGCGGGGCCGGGTCGGCGCTGTACACGTCGGCCTCGCCCGCGGCGGCCCAGGCCGGGGCCTCCGCGGCGCCGGAGAGCGCCCAGGCGGCCTGGCGGGCGGCGCCGTCGGCGACGTACTCCCCGGGCGTCGGGACGGAGACGTCCAGGCCCAGCACGCTGGGGGCAATGCGGCGCACGGCCTCAGACTGCGCGCCACCGCCGATGAGGAACACCCGCCGCACAGGCACACCCTGCGCCCGCAGCGCCTCCATGCCGTCAGCCAGGGCGCAGAGCATGCCCTCGACTGCGGCGCGCGCGAGGTGCGCCGGGGTCGTGTTCGCGAGCCGCATGCCGTGCAGCGCCCCGGTGGCGTCGGGCTTGTTCGGGGTCCGCTCGCCCTCCAGGTAGGGCACCAGGACGAGGCCGTCGGCGCCCGCGGGCGCGGCCAGGGCCAGCTCGGACAGCCCGGCGTGGTCGACGCCCAGCATGCGCGCGGCCGCGTCGAGCACCCGGGAGGCGTTCAGCGTGCACGCGAGCGGCAGGTAGGCGCCGGTGGCGTCGGCGAAGCCCGCGACCAGGCCGGAACCGTCCGCG
The sequence above is a segment of the Cellulomonas chengniuliangii genome. Coding sequences within it:
- the nadC gene encoding carboxylating nicotinate-nucleotide diphosphorylase, which gives rise to MAPQGRPLDLGWARRTVSVALDEDLGAAPGRDVTTQATVPADELGAGRLVAREPGVVAGLVMVQEVLDQVTTRLGLAPATCELRVVDGARVERGDVLAVLSGPVQALLIAERTLLNLASRASGVATHTRRWADALAGTGALVLDTRKTTPGLRELEKYAVRCGGGTNKRMGLHDVAMVKDNHVVATGSVAAAVRAVRERFPDVPIQVEADTLAQALEAVEAGARFLLLDNMPAPVLREVVEAVRAREGEAGRIELEATGNLTLDRAAEVAGTGVDYLSVGALTHSSPILDLALDLDERADGTHSSRQ
- the lysS gene encoding lysine--tRNA ligase, whose protein sequence is MRVRREKRERLLASGVEAYPVSVPRTHTLAEVRKAYPDLEPGAETEDEVGVAGRVVFLRNTGKLCFATLQDGEGNQLQVMLSLAAVGEERLAAFKSDVDLGDHLFAHGKVISSRRGELSVFADSWQLAAKALRPLPVLHKALSEEARVRQRYVDLIARPAARDAARLRAGVVRSLRENFHRRGYLEIETPMLQTQAGGATARPFVTHMNAFDIDLYMRIAPELFLKRAVVGGIEKVFEINRNFRNEGADSTHSPEFAMLEAYEAYGDYDTMAALTEDLVQTAALDVLGTTTVTLADGSEYELGGRWAQLTMYGSLSEALGEEITAEASVARLSAIADRLGVEVDPKRVSHGKLVEALWEHLVGDHLVAPTFVRDFPVETSPLTRDHRSIPGVVEKWDLYVRGFELATAYSELVDPVIQRKRFEAQALLASAGDDEAMLLDEDFLTAVEYALPPTGGMGMGIDRLLMAMTGMGIRETILFPLVKPQAH
- a CDS encoding histone-like nucleoid-structuring protein Lsr2; the encoded protein is MAQKVQVLLVDDIDGGNADETVTFSLDGVSYEIDLTSAHATELRESFATWVGHARKVGGRSAAGRSTRARRTTGGGADAGAIRDWAKANGHPVSERGRISAEVRAAYEAAH